The genomic stretch GAATATATCATGTTCCTCGGTTTTTCCACGCTGGGACTCATGATGCTCGTCAGTTCCGTGGAACTCATATCGATCGTTATCGCCCTGGAGGTATCCTCTTACAGCCTTTACGTTATCGTTCCCCTGCGTAAGGGGCAAACAAATATCCAGCTTGAGGCATCGGTGAAATACCTCTTTTTCGGCGCTATCTCGACAGGTATCATGCTCTTCGGCATGAGCTATATGTACGGGATCGTGAAATCGACCTTTTTGAACGATATACTGAAGGTATTGCCGGGATTCATGGGTCAGCCGATCGGTGTTTTTGCGCTGATCCTTACCCTGACAGGTTTTTTCTTCAAGCTCTCTCTCTTCCCGATGCATTTCTGGGCGCCTGATATCTATGAGGGGGCTTCCAATACAACGACGACATTCATCGCCACGGTCCCCAAGATCGGGGCTGCAGCGCTTCTCATCAGGATCACAATGCTCGCGAATGCCTCAGGGGTACAGTTTATCAACCTTCTCATCGTCCTCGCCGCTATATCGATGACCTTCGGGAACCTTGTCGGTCTCGTGCAAAAGGATGTCAAGAGACTCCTCGCCTATTCAGGCATTGCCCATGCAGGGTATCTGCTCATGGGTGTGCTGGCGTTGAGCAAGGACGGATATGCATCGGCGATCTATTATATTACTGTCTATCTTTTCATGAACCTCGCCTGTTTCTATGTCCTGGTCGTACTTTCAAAAGACGGCAGGAATATTGTCCTCGATGATCTTGTGGGGCTTTCAAAGAGAGCGCCGCTACTTGCATTTACCCTTGCCGTTGGAGCCTTTTCGCTTGCAGGCATCCCGCCTACCGGAGGGTTTACCGGCAAGCTCTTCCTTTTTATGAGCGCATTCAGGGAAGGGCATCTGACTATCGTCATAATCGCCGCCGTCAATACGGCCATATCGATCTTCTATTATCTGAACCTCGTCAGGATGAGCTATTCGAAAGAGGCGGAGTCAGCGGAGCCTATCCAGCTTACCTTCAACGAGAAGGCGCTCTGTTATATCTTTATATTCCTTGTCCTTTATATGGGGGTCATGCCTTTCGGACTGCTGGATATATTCAGGATGGCAGTGTAAGCCTTATACCGGATTGCATTCATTCATATAGCTTCGTTGCCTTCGTCGTCATCGACTCGACGTACTAAATGTACGCCTCCGTCGCCTCCTCCTTGTCGCCTCGCTCTATTTTTGAATGCAATCCGGTATATTCCTATTTATATGCTATTAGCATTGGCGTCGGACTTTCCTGTAGCAAACCGTCGTGAGGCGAGGAAGCTCGGTCTTTTGCGAAGCAAAAGTTCCGAAGCCGAACGCGAGCGAATGTAAGCCGCTGGAGCGTATGAGCGTGTTTGCGGGGAAGAGTCCGGCACCGATGCCCATCAATTATTCACTGTTCTTCTGCAGGGAAGGCCGTGGTGAGTCTCCTGCAATCTTCGCAGAGATAAAAAATCCCCTTCCCGGGTACAAAAAATTTCCCTACAGCCTCTCTCACCAGGCACCATTCACAGAGAACCTTGCCTTTATTGTCGTCAGTTTGACTATTTTCTACCATGAAGAATTGTATTAAACCTCTTTAGTATAAACATGGGAATAACTCACAGAAGAATCCTCGGCAGGAACATCATCCGCATTACACTGCGGCGGCAGTTTGTCGCTGTTATAAATGATTGTATCACAGCAAATTGCCACGTATCCCCACCCAAAGTTTACGATGCCTGTTTCCCTGCCGCAACGCGGACATATGATTTTAAACATTCTGTGCCTTGTGTTATTACCGGCATTATGAGGAGTTGCTGATGGGCATCCGGAATAAACTGTACTTATGCAGATAACGACTCAACCCCAGTCCCCCATGTAGTCCTAAACTTACACTACCATACAACGAGGGGAAGTATAATATTGATTTATTATGGTTATAATATGGGTATATTAACCGTATTATCTGAGCGATAGGAGGTATGAACGGAGGTTGGCCTTTTTGTTATTCAGTCCGAGCTTATTCCGTATGTTGTTTCTATGGGAATCGATGGCACTTGTTGCTACGCCCATTATTTCCGCTATTTCCTTGGTTGTCTTACCGTTCCTGACCAGTGATGTTACCTCGATCTCCCTGGGAGTAAAGTTAAACTGCCTTACCGTGTTCAGGTATGGCGACATTATTTCC from Syntrophorhabdaceae bacterium encodes the following:
- a CDS encoding NADH-quinone oxidoreductase subunit N, which produces MIMILPELSMLLFSIVFLFLSLGRKKDGIVLLAKSLSIIIFGISLAGVFASGELFSGAYRLDLFSQVFKAIIAYGFCLVIFILDRQNEVEEAYFPEYIMFLGFSTLGLMMLVSSVELISIVIALEVSSYSLYVIVPLRKGQTNIQLEASVKYLFFGAISTGIMLFGMSYMYGIVKSTFLNDILKVLPGFMGQPIGVFALILTLTGFFFKLSLFPMHFWAPDIYEGASNTTTTFIATVPKIGAAALLIRITMLANASGVQFINLLIVLAAISMTFGNLVGLVQKDVKRLLAYSGIAHAGYLLMGVLALSKDGYASAIYYITVYLFMNLACFYVLVVLSKDGRNIVLDDLVGLSKRAPLLAFTLAVGAFSLAGIPPTGGFTGKLFLFMSAFREGHLTIVIIAAVNTAISIFYYLNLVRMSYSKEAESAEPIQLTFNEKALCYIFIFLVLYMGVMPFGLLDIFRMAV